From Amaranthus tricolor cultivar Red isolate AtriRed21 chromosome 4, ASM2621246v1, whole genome shotgun sequence:
tttcaaagccaaaaatgttccaaaaacaccttttttcaccattttccaaacctacgggattttgtcatttcatttttttttatcacaaaaatataaatttcaatgctttatttcctattaaatctaaacgactatttacataattttcatgaccatctatgaaattaatttttattcctcaaaaataattctttttacacaatgtacacacacacacacatcacatatatatttatatatatttctctaacaacattataaattcctcctattaatcaataaaataaatttctaacaccacatacattttttctattagcatccatttttttttatatatatatactttacaatcatccatcaaacaaatccttcacacacatataaacatatctaaaaccctaaaaagaaacattcttcatcaatttagatagaaaaatacatcccaaaatcatacatgaaattttaaattcataaagtaaacatgaattataagataaaacatataataatcatagaattttaaattaaaacttaagatttaacatagattaagaattacacttacaattgtaaaggaaaacaccaaatgatgaagtgtgatggagttaggaatgtgaattaggaggaattttgagaggatgtcaatatgaaaataatttaggaattaagaagggttaattatatgggattaatgcattgatccttcattaccctaagggagttacaagctccaccaagagtcactcctattttcttttctttttttttttgaaaagaaaagatgggttaaggaaaagtttgggcccaaataattctaattgccaaaaaggattgcaaatctcatgaccaagcccaataataaataaaatatatatagaaataatattactagtgaattattaaatatatcgggaagaaaatatcggggtgttacagaatcAGTGACATCCACAAGTCGGACCCAAAAAGAAGGGTCAAATGTCAAAATTATGTTAAGTACAAATCTTGCCCTCCAATAaaatcgataagtcggacccctaaaTAGGGGTCCAAAAAATCTTAATTCAAGTTAAAGGTCCTTTATCAAATCAAAGTAAATCTTCAATGTCACCCGGCcgtgacatcgataagtcggacccatAGAATGGGGTCCCAAGATCAAAGTTATTCTAAGTAAAATTTTGCTTGTTGTCTTCTGTCCGTagcatcgacaagtcggacccttagattGGGGTCCCAAGTTAAAACTTAGTCTAAGTAAATTTCAATTGATCCCGACCGTGACTTCGATAAGTCAGACGCCTAGAAAGGGGTCCCAAGaccaaaattattctaagttaAATTTTGACCGCGTCACTCCCCGCTTTTTGGGAAAAGAGTTCGCGGACTAAGAGTCAGAATAAAGAAGTACAAAACATTTTgaaatgttaaaattgaaagAGGCAGCATCAATAATGGAAGTGtcattcaaaaatatatatacatataatccAATTCGAATTACAAAAACCGGTCAGAAAGGTCAAGTTTAGattacaatttcaaaacaaaattaaacgtCATCTAAGAAGGCATCGACGCCCCCCTCCGGATCCTGGGCCGGCAGCTGAGGAGACCCGGCCGCCCCCTCTTCAAGACTTGGAGTGAAGCTCACAAAATCTTCAATGTTGAACGGCTCCACTTCAATCTCGGACAGCTCCTTGGACAAGCCCTGGAGGTTTCTTCCTTCATCGATAAGGAGATTTGACAGATCTAAGCATAAACTCTCCAGCTGGGAAAGCTCCAAGTTCTCGGGGGTGCCCAAGGCCGAAGGAGGGGAGAGAGTTAACTTATCCAGATCAAGGCATAGAGCCTCTTTTTCAGCTGCAACATCAACTCTCTCCGACTAAGCCCTCGCCTCTTCCACATCCCAGTTGGGGTCcaccagtaccgccgactcccGTTCCAAAATCGGAGCTAGGTTGGCCAGAGCTTCGTCCCCCTTGTGATTTGCCTTTTGTTGGAGGGAATCGAAGTTGACGCCTAACTCCGGGGCAGCCAGACGGTACCTCTCTTCAGTAATCGTGGAACCCGTACCCACCATCTCTACTGTCAGATCCCCCAAGAATCTTGACGCCTCCGGCTCGTCCGAAGTCAGCCAATCCCTAGGTATCCGGGCTCGCCTTTACAAGCTAACTTTATACACCCTAGCCGCGGATAGCAAAGTCTTGAACTTGGCCGAATCAGCCGACACTTGTTGCAAGAGacactggttctgatgaaccagTTTAGCATGAACGTCCATTAGGTAACCGACTTCATGGCCGAGGGTTGCCGACTTGTTAGAAGCCGCGTCCAGACTCCCAACGGTCTCCTCCAGCTGTTTTCTCGCCCTCTCCCGCCACTGTTCAGTTTTGACTAAACGCTCCTTCAGCTCAGAGCATTTAGCCAGTTTTTCTTTTAAGCCCGGCTGTTCTCCTCGGAGCTTCTGGAGCTCCTCGTCCTGCTCATCGCAGCGGGAGGACAGGGCGGCCAGCGTCTCCCTGTTCGCGGCACTTTGGCGGCTGAGGTTGAGCTCAAAGGACAACCTCAGAAAAGCCTGCAAATAGAATAAGTTAAAATCCAAGCATAGCTAACTTAAGAAGATAAAAGTGGAAGGACGTTACCTCAGCCGCGGAAACTTGGAGTTGACGCACTCTATCGGTGGGGGATAGGGACTCTAACAGGTCGACATCCACCTGGCTGATCAAGTGGGATGTCGCCCTGTTGAATCGGGTTATCATACCCTTGTGCCCCAAATCAGTAAAAGGGGTGTCGTGTCGGAAGGGTAGAACCTCCCGACGACGGTACACCTCTTCCACCTTCGCTCTAGGAGCCGCGGCCGACTCCCCCACCTTCTCTTTGCCCCAGCTTAGGACCGGGGACGCCTCGGCTTGAGGTGAAGCCACCTCCTCCTCCACCGACCTCATTTGTAGAGGTACGGCCGTCATTATTGTTCCCGCGGAGGCCTTCTTTGAGGCACTCTCCTCATGGGAGGAATATACactctttctcttcctctctCTCTCACTTCTTCGATTCCCTCTTCTTAGAAGGGATTACCCTCTGAGAGTCATCGGGAATGTGAACTTGTCTCCTCTCCTCAAGGAGCCGGAGAGCCTCCTCTTCGCAGGGCACCTCGTCCAGCCCCTTCTCCACCGTTGCCGAGTCCTACAAGAGAAAAAGTTAGAAGAAAATCGAAGAAATCCCTCATAATTCGAagaatatatgtatttataccTTTAGAGGAAGAGGTAGGGGTTTTTCCGCGGGCCGTTGGATGGCCCCCTGAGCAAATCTCAtaacgctgaatttcttcatgagTTCTGGATTTTTTGCTCGTAAATTTTCCTTGGCTAtctgaaatagactacatttagtaaagcttaattataagtgattaagctgattggggttattaattaagttcattcgagtaataatattattattttttgataatattgactcaagtatttcatttgttaacattttcaagaaagaggtatcttttatttaatgtataaaattcgtaaaaagaatacttcgataaaagtgtattttgattttatttttttaattgattatatctatctttataaaaataaatttaaataaagtattgaaaaataaattcctaaatgcaatccttattcatactactaattgcttatttcataaatcgtctattatacccttacagcatgtcttatataagattgtcctacgacgagacgactttaatagaatttaatgggtcaaagctaaaaatgaaCCCATTCTTACCTCATTTAAACCGACACACCTCTTTCCCTCACATTGAAAACCCACGGTTTTCCTTTCCTTCttccctctttctctctcttttcccTTCTTCCCCTGTGCGCCGCCCTGGCCTGCTGCTGCCACTAACCGACGCCGACCAACCGCACACGCATCCACGGCTGCTGCATCACTGTCTCCACGGTTGTCCCCACCTGTTGCCGTGAGTGCTGCCCCACCAGTAGCTACGTCACAAGCTGTCTGGCAGCCATTGTTGGGCTGCGTGGCTCCcccaccaccacaacaaccacctaCAATCTTACCTTAAGTTGAaaggtccttcaatggtgattgaggtaatccacaaactattctatttaaagtattaatttaatgttttaaggtagtttggtatttgtggGTTCAATTTGGGTCCTTGATTTAAATTtaggtatcaacttgaatttaattagagtatatgagtttaattagtaattgggttcttgctagggttgattagtattggtcatttgggttatttgagttctagtatcaaattaagtatttgggattctgaaatttcagtttataatctgaacattctgttttggctattttggggatgATTTTGATTGTTATTGGGTTCTTATTTCttcttgagatttgtagagctttgagtcgcggtcgtgtgggcacttgaattGCTTCGAGATGAATTcatatgaggaagttatgtccaaaatactagtagactgtcataaaaatccacaatgaggttccgttttgttctgtccgaatttgtgttgctgtttttgaaatagttaaagTCATTTTGGGGTTTTGCTGTCtgcatgatatttgtagagcttcgagtcgcgatcacataggcacttgaatcgccccaagatgaattagtatgagggagttatgttcaaaacagtgGCATACCCGGAGGttgtcatgaaaatcaatactgaaccttctgttttggctattttgggatagttttgattgtttttgggttctggtgtcttcatgatatttgtagagcttcgagttgcgatcacgtaggcacttgaatcgccccaagatgagttcgtatgagggagttatgttcaaaacagtgGCATACCcgcaggctgtcatgaaaatcaatactgaaccttctgttttggctattttgggatagttttgattgtttttgggttcggGTGTTtgcatgatatttgtagagctcCGAGTCGCGATCATGTAGGCACTTGAATtgccccaagatgagttcgtatgagagagttatgatcaaattactaacaagtgtcctgttatggtactaaaatggaatttattatgtgggattaggaagtataaaataaattggaggtttaaggttatttattgagtaattgagattaacttaggtttattgttttccctttatggattggtattgttgggttgtggatcttaattgaataatatgagtgtttggTTCAGGTATAAAATTTGAGAAcatatgaattgattggtattttaaatgatgatgaattgatgtatattttataaggtgtggtattactGCTATTGATAATTGAGCGAAATCGTATAATTTTTGGTGTTTGAAACTGTGGATTTTGACTTTGTTCGACTTTGCTCTTAGTCCTtgattaaattatgtttttgaatgttcatatgtttttatatatgagcttttaaatattgtatttatttaaagagattacaaaatcatgttttgtatgttactaacttataaaatacaagTCTTGAAACattgtattatgaaaatgaggtatgattgttgatttcaaagaaaatcaattgaattattgttttgttttatattgaaatgttcgacattgaaaaatctccgtttttgggaattggcaacggatatttatatccggattattgtgaaatcctatagcttgataataggtaatggttattcggatcggtctcgagcccccgatcccgtttcgttcttgcaagaaccgtattttcggtgatgacgatcacccgtgttctcaggatttagatcaagcctacttcctgacggtccatatattcccacgttttaagtgctgttaaattattgatttaatatgagttttgaataaatacgtttggtacataaagttttgtttgttttgcaaatgatatcatatttgtcatttgccgtattgtttcgctattgacttgtaaagtaatagccgcattttgatttacgctattaacttgtaaagttatagccgtgttttgattcgttatgaactaaaggttcatcgccgtatttatgtcgatatcAAACGATCTTTTTAGAAGagttttgatttacgctattaacttgtaaagtaatagccgtgttttgattcgttatgaactaaaggttcatagccgcATTTATGTCGATatcaaacggtcttttaaaagtgttttgagaaggataaaataatgtttataaatggttaccaagtgaacaaggaatttgattggagatgtttgttaatgacttgtatacaaatgtagtagtttgttggattactcaacaatgcaattgttgacagtttttttttatagggCCTATCTCTTACAAgggatagatccactttcaggttgccatctttagtgcggatggatgtgctgctcatttatgtgtcatgtgttgcgatagcgaggacatcgttttcggaaggttaacttataatgatattttgacaagtcatgtcttttaaaaaaaaatagatattttataatgtattaacctAGTTTATATctgggttgtaagtaattgtattacagttatgtaaagtttttaaatactctgatattggttgctgtggctatcgagccacaggtcagattcagcccagactcctataagtcttccgctgtgctttgtagacgatattattatattgtttatgctggtttgggctgtttcactATCCTTGAAAAAATCAAGAGTTAGAAACAAGTAAACATACCATAGAAAAGGGAAGGAAGAAATCCGAcgactcttactccgatcgatagccaaactgatgccgaatgctgagaggaggttctcattctccaactcaggacgacccggtatccagttgagttggacgttcatgggtttcctccccaattgaacgtccatcttcgcGTACTCTATGATCACCGCATCATTAATAGAACATTGCGGGATCCCGTTATTAAAAcccgaaaggttgggtttgatgtcgaagGAGGTCTTAATATTCCATCCTCCTGAATTGTATAAATATGCAAACTTTGTCCTATATCCCTTTTGATTGTCagggaggtcgtggactatcttcagcccaCGACGATGTGTAAAGGTtatccagccacagccgtatgattgagaaTTGCATAGGCGGGCTCTGAATATATACCTAAAGGCAAtaagtgttggtggcacggccaaaactttacacaaaatcaaaaatgccaccatacaaccccatgcGTTAGGATACAACTCGGGCACTGAAACATTCAAAAAATCTAATACCTCCCTAAAAATGGATGGAGAGGAAACCTAAGTCCTAACtcaaaagaatgaaaatataCAGCTATACAGTGTGGaggaggaaacctaacggtgtcataattccccggggtaataataTTGATGTCatctttcaaaccccatttttgagagatggcttcTCGACGCTTGTCTAAGTCTCTCTTGGTTTGTAAATCTATGAAGTAGTTAAGGGGACCGCCGCTTGGAATGTAAAATGGTGGAGGAACCGGCGCTGCGCTCTCCCTTCCTAAGGACTCGGTTGATCCTTCaatgttttccatatctacatacaataacccttctaggtcaggatttattcgcggcaagtaattggggAAGAAAGCAACGcacacttcccaaggagcagttttcattatGTCCGAAGGGTATACTGGGGACACAGATGACTCATCCCCGGcctttattggttcataatgaggggtgattctcaccgaactactatcGTCCGAATCATTTATTAGCAACCCCTCTTTATTAAAATGTCTACATGCTACCAAAGGAATTTCCGTCGGGCTAGCCGAGTTAATGTCGAAGTTAGCTATTGTctcatgagtagccgcgacatccatattTATGATAGTCATAAAatagtaggcgaaacttgtaaagGAAAATGACTAATTTCATAAAACTAATTCAACTTTAAACATTCAAGAACACGAAGAACAATCtaaagaacagtttgaagaataatttgaagaaattcaagaattgggagaaagatttgaataccttgaagaaattttgaagatttgttagaaatttgatgaagttctgtcagaatccttgaagatcttcgagaagtttgtcagaagtttgaagaaggGTTGAAGGTTgtcagagcgtctctctctactttctctttctagcgATTTGAAGAATTGAGGGAGTTAATGAAGGTTAGGTGAGAGGAAACTGTTCCAACAaccctatttattgcagcaataaatgctctAACGTCGAATCTGAAACTCCCTTGAACGAAAAATGGAATCCCAAATTAAAACcgggaagtcgataagtcggacccccaatgagGGGGCAAACGTCGAAGATTTGTCTAAGTGTTCTTATCTATGTCCGCGAAGTCGACTAGTCGGACCCTTAATGAAggggaaatattgaaaaattttctaacagatcttgattatgactggggagtcgataagtcggacccccaagatGGGAGAGAATGTCAacaaattctctaagtgttaaATTTTCTATTGAAGCTGTAGGGTTGACAAGTTGGACCCTGAATTATACCCCAAGAGAAACAGAAATTATTACAGGTATGAGGGATGTCCGTatgatcgataagtcggacccccaggtgcTCCCAATTATGGCGTAAAAATTCTTAGTATGGGAGAAATTCTTCCATTTTTCCGTATAATCCAAGGCACGGACTTACGTGATCTTTCTGCGTCCTGGAAGAAAaagggggcgtgttagaacgAAGAAAGTGATTCCAAGTCTTTTTGTCTTCCCACAACatctataagtcggactcctCTAAGTCCATCAATAAGGAATAAAAATCTAAGTATAAATTTGAGCCGCGTCTTCAATACATTTGACTCAGTTGACTGGCGAGTCAACTCATTCATGCCGCGGTATGATACCTTCCCTTGATTCCACGGCTTATCACACGACAACAAGAAGGAAGATAGAccatgtaacaccccgtaatttatcgggtttaaaagtaaataaaatataataaaataaaatataacaaaaataaaataaataagtgatattaaattatattattttacatagttaattataagtaataaagtaggttaattttaacgataacaagttttatcgcgtacgatgttatcgcgtgacgtttcttgctgttttaacaatagtataataattgtttaattaattaattaataaaaaaaaattaaataggggAAGGGGAAGAGGCAGCCGGTTGTGAAGTGTAAggggaggagttttgtaactcctctcataagtgtgaaTTATGACACTTAAAGCCATCCATTaaattgcctattaatccttaagcttcaatttaaattcctcacattcctaatcacattttaatcttcttagtgagaaaaaaattcagaaaaaaatattccccttgttgttgttcttggtttcggctcaagaagaaaaaaaaaacattttctttgctcaatccaatcttctaatcaaagggtaagtgaagttgttaattactatttttatttataagaaattttagtatgagattacataatcttctttctttttatgatgatatcctataacttattaggaggattgagtattttatataagttttctttaataagcatttgataaaattgttttgttaaaaggattaaatcctatttctattatataaaattttccttgattgcattctttaacaaagcttaaatttgttataagaataaagtctattcacaggttaaaatggatttattttacaatttatatttctctagcaagattttagtttgttaaaagaaattttaagtgtatgaaTTAAGTAAAGTaggtatccatgagtttataaattctttaacaaaatttgatttgtttaaaggttttgtccttatatatatgttttgattaaaaaaatgatgatatatgattctctacaaaattttaatttgatgagagaatcaagtatttaatttaattatcatgggttatgaaactttaattgctCTTGAAGAATCTTGTGGATGAGTATATCTTAAGTtgctagttttatgtttttgatgatggtttagattgttgatggggATTTTATGTATGGTTAcctgtgtggaaatatcaagtggattgtgtgataggagatttggttttatttgttttattttagtaaaatgtaaatttggtttttggttaggtgtattttggtatggagatttaaaaaggattaaataatttaaatagaaaaaaatatatatatataaaataaaaataatttaagtagaacgaatttcggacagcagctgctgcctcggtagtggcgccccgatccgagtaTCGGGTATGTTTCGTTGTGgtttatttaaccgatgcgtttttaaaactcgttaaaacgcttaaaataattaaaaatagtaatcggatgctagaaattatgaaatttggtacccaagataattgatgtgttccggacgcagtggtgaagtcggatttttaatttgaattttctaaactgtccaatttggccataaaagtttctggtcaaaatgggaattttggagcgatcatgaattggatgaaaacatttgaaattatcaagtctttgtgatattttagtagtatggagtggattgttgtgtaaacccgttattaaacgtggtcgttttgtgtgtttgttaattaggacctcgattcataagagggtgaaattcttgACGTGCGTAAACGTCGTTTGGATTTGctgtgcttaaaggtacacgcttagaccatactgtttactTGGTTGTGCAAgtgatgttgttttattcctaatcaaggcattgtaatcacataaggattagacacctcaaataatatgaaatgattatgtggaaattgagaatttatggatatgttacccaaaagggttaacaaataaattggaaaattatcaactatttttcccatggcattcagggatctttatggtcaccatgggggtatgcatacttagcctttggcgacccgaacaggacgggcaacgtcttaggtaggtggttgccttgggattagctctcccatgtgtattccaccaaaacaaattggaaatatgacttgtacgacccgaacatgacgggcaacgttacaaggttgaaaataatgaataaagattacataatagagcctttgcatgctagggtaaacacaatgcttgtattcaacctgtttagtatatgtatgaagtctctgacgtgtattggttgttctttggaacctgctacgtgttatcatacgacgtgcagcaggttaattGCAGGAgggggggctggagtgaggattcagcttagaacccgtaactatcaagtctagacttactttgtaatgagacTAAATAACTCAttttatgtaaccaaagtttatgatgtttttctTTATCAcgtacaatttttaatttgtctagaggccggtgggctctcgagttgtaagtaaagacttccgctgatttgttttgttttgtttgtttggcgcTGTTTACCTTGtggaccatattcctttaccggtgggacgttgacgatccgagtaaagaTGGCTTTCTTGCGTCCGTTTATGAACCGGAAtcatgttttcacatgatttcTTTCCGGGTCGTTTAAACCGGgctgttacaattggtatcagagccaacgttccttAGATGATAAAGGAATAAACGACCTAATAGAGAGTTGAGGAAATAGTCCTTAGGAGGTAATTTTGTTGTATTGTGTTTGTGTTGTTGTGATAGTAATGTTTTGTTTGTACATCCGTGTAGAATTAGGATATATGGATAAGGGAAATAAGGGAAAAACACCCATGCACTCACACACCCCCAGAAAGACTAGCGAAGTATCGATATTTGACCTAGAGACTGCCTGGAGAGAAGTCTCCAATGCTGATATATGGAGAATAATGAATGGTGAAAGTATCCGAGATTATAGGGAGAGGATGCGATTGGTTAAGGCA
This genomic window contains:
- the LOC130809712 gene encoding uncharacterized protein LOC130809712, with the translated sequence MTAVPLQMRSVEEEVASPQAEASPVLSWGKEKVGESAAAPRAKVEEVYRRREVLPFRHDTPFTDLGHKGMITRFNRATSHLISQVDVDLLESLSPTDRVRQLQVSAAEAFLRLSFELNLSRQSAANRETLAALSSRCDEQDEELQKLRGEQPGLKEKLAKCSELKERLVKTEQWRERARKQLEETVGSLDAASNKSATLGHEVGYLMDVHAKLVHQNQCLLQQVSADSAKFKTLLSAARVYKVSL